In Ignisphaera sp., a single genomic region encodes these proteins:
- a CDS encoding heavy metal translocating P-type ATPase: MAVVRERLRLIGVDCPSCVYSINRELAKLGCVSNFSVDISSGEALIEYDDSGCSLGDIYKAVRDSGYDVVKEVAVFSVEDLDANLARVVEEKLSRARGVFECRASVSTSMIKVIYNPLTIAQQDMEKILLGLGIEFEHISEEARSGTGEGEHRLLVRRLTSFAIGLSVVLFAILSMFTGLHIDSYVYFLATASVIIIILSHDIIFRGYKSLLKLAPTMDSFVALSSTISFLFGVLSLSNTISLGNEIHVSSFFEASAGVLGFVGLGLYLEERVRRRAWRDVEEHVKRLYSKARIVSNENVVEVNADRVPLGAIVEIRAGEIVPVDGVVVEGEGYVDESSFTGEPMPIHKKASTRDPVLAGSKLVSGYLRVRATRVGNETILYRIVETIREAQFYKPRIVRLADKIVGYFTWVVIGLGIATALYWSIYVGDVSKAILFVAAVFATACPCAIGIAIPMAVSIAVLATARKGIVIRRGDVFDRVLETSVVLFDKTGTLTIGSPAVKEIVFLDGNPGADAILSYVCSIESRSEHPIAKAIANYCNEKGVELRQVEEFEHFPGLGVVGRVNGITVAMGNAELMDRMGIELSNNIEKLLKEIGERGGTPVIVAVEGRPVAVIEISDSLRPEAAKVVSYLKSLGLRIGIASGDVQEAVKHYAEMLKIDFYYYKLKPLDKVDVVKKLQLNGEKVLYVGDGINDAAAISAANIGVAMGSGADISKEAGDVIITSNRLTDIVFLIEFSKKVRRKFLENIFWALIYNTILLPIAAGALYSYGIFIKPELGAVAMVLSDASVVLNSLRLLK; encoded by the coding sequence ATGGCTGTGGTTAGAGAGAGACTTAGACTAATTGGTGTTGACTGTCCTAGCTGCGTATACTCGATTAACAGGGAGTTGGCGAAGCTCGGATGTGTAAGCAATTTCAGTGTAGATATATCCTCTGGCGAAGCTCTAATAGAATACGATGATTCTGGATGTAGTCTAGGCGATATATACAAGGCTGTTAGAGACTCTGGATACGATGTTGTTAAAGAGGTTGCAGTATTTTCTGTAGAGGATCTCGATGCCAATTTGGCTAGGGTTGTTGAGGAGAAGCTGAGTAGAGCTAGAGGGGTTTTCGAATGCAGAGCCTCTGTCTCTACATCCATGATCAAGGTGATCTACAATCCTCTGACCATAGCTCAGCAAGACATGGAGAAAATTCTTCTTGGGCTTGGCATAGAGTTTGAGCATATATCAGAGGAAGCTAGGTCTGGGACTGGGGAAGGTGAACATAGGCTTCTTGTTAGAAGACTCACATCATTTGCCATAGGACTCTCAGTTGTGCTTTTCGCTATCCTATCCATGTTCACCGGTCTCCATATAGACAGCTATGTCTATTTCCTAGCAACAGCTTCTGTGATAATCATTATACTGAGCCATGATATTATTTTCAGAGGCTATAAATCGTTGCTAAAGCTTGCGCCAACAATGGATTCTTTTGTGGCTCTCTCCTCGACAATATCATTTCTTTTTGGAGTTTTGTCTCTATCCAACACTATTTCCCTTGGCAATGAAATACATGTGTCATCATTCTTCGAGGCTTCTGCAGGTGTTCTGGGTTTTGTTGGTCTGGGTCTCTATCTTGAAGAGAGGGTTAGGAGAAGGGCTTGGAGAGATGTTGAAGAGCATGTAAAGAGGCTTTACAGCAAAGCAAGGATAGTCTCCAACGAAAATGTTGTTGAGGTTAACGCGGATAGGGTCCCTCTTGGAGCTATTGTAGAGATTAGAGCTGGAGAGATTGTGCCTGTAGATGGCGTCGTTGTCGAGGGGGAGGGATATGTCGATGAATCTAGTTTTACCGGAGAGCCAATGCCTATACACAAAAAGGCTTCGACAAGAGACCCCGTCTTAGCTGGAAGCAAGCTTGTATCTGGCTATCTAAGGGTTAGAGCAACGAGAGTGGGTAATGAGACAATTCTCTACAGAATAGTTGAGACTATTAGAGAAGCCCAATTCTACAAGCCTAGAATAGTTAGGCTTGCAGATAAGATAGTCGGATACTTTACCTGGGTTGTCATAGGCCTTGGCATCGCCACAGCGTTGTACTGGTCTATATACGTGGGAGATGTGTCAAAGGCCATACTCTTCGTTGCAGCAGTTTTTGCAACTGCATGCCCCTGTGCAATAGGAATCGCAATCCCAATGGCTGTTTCAATAGCTGTTCTAGCCACTGCAAGAAAAGGAATTGTAATTAGACGTGGAGATGTGTTTGACAGAGTTCTTGAAACCTCTGTTGTGCTATTCGACAAAACAGGGACTCTGACCATTGGCTCGCCAGCTGTGAAAGAAATTGTGTTTCTAGATGGAAATCCTGGTGCAGATGCTATACTCTCTTATGTGTGTAGCATAGAGTCTAGAAGCGAACATCCAATAGCCAAAGCCATAGCGAATTACTGCAACGAGAAAGGCGTTGAGCTAAGACAAGTTGAAGAATTTGAGCATTTCCCAGGGCTTGGGGTTGTGGGCAGGGTCAATGGCATTACTGTGGCTATGGGAAATGCTGAGCTTATGGATAGAATGGGCATTGAGTTGTCGAATAACATTGAAAAGCTTTTAAAAGAAATTGGTGAAAGAGGTGGAACACCAGTTATAGTGGCAGTAGAGGGGAGACCTGTTGCAGTTATAGAGATTTCCGATAGCCTCAGACCGGAAGCCGCCAAAGTGGTCAGTTATTTGAAGAGTCTGGGTCTGAGAATCGGTATTGCCAGTGGCGATGTTCAAGAAGCTGTTAAACATTATGCAGAGATGCTCAAGATAGACTTTTACTACTACAAGCTCAAACCCCTTGATAAAGTAGATGTTGTTAAGAAGCTTCAGTTGAATGGAGAAAAAGTTCTCTATGTAGGCGATGGAATAAATGATGCAGCTGCAATTTCAGCCGCAAATATCGGTGTAGCTATGGGTAGTGGAGCCGACATCTCTAAGGAGGCTGGAGATGTGATTATAACAAGCAACAGGCTAACAGATATAGTCTTCCTGATAGAGTTTAGCAAAAAGGTTAGAAGAAAATTCCTTGAAAACATCTTCTGGGCACTTATATACAACACGATATTGCTTCCAATAGCAGCTGGAGCGCTCTATAGCTACGGCATCTTCATAAAGCCAGAGCTAGGAGCTGTAGCAATGGTTTTAAGTGATGCCAGCGTAGTGCTAAACTCACTAAGACTCTTAAAGTAG
- a CDS encoding YHS domain-containing protein: protein MPMHIDPVCGMTVDPEKTKYKTIYKGRVYYFCSRYCLNEFEKNPEYYLTHGPKGMPHGQS from the coding sequence ATGCCTATGCATATAGATCCTGTATGTGGTATGACTGTAGATCCTGAGAAAACCAAGTATAAAACTATTTACAAGGGCAGGGTCTACTACTTCTGTAGCAGGTATTGCTTAAATGAGTTTGAGAAGAATCCCGAATACTATCTTACTCACGGACCCAAAGGCATGCCCCATGGCCAATCCTAG
- the thiM gene encoding hydroxyethylthiazole kinase, with protein MSITNLNWVGDAIDRLRSKKPLVHNITNFVVMNTTANALLALGASPIMSHGIEDLDDLVPAADAIVINIGTIDEEFAYSMLKAIQLAKMYKKPVVLDPVGAGATRFRTRIALSLLENSGISVVKGNFGEILGLLGEYGKTRGVDAASYDRSIASEAVLQTSKKFSCVVGLTGYTDFVSDGVNVYEVRLRVESQNLEKVIHRVTGLGCIVSALIGAFLAIENPLKATIAGLATFKAVSYKASEETPYPGSFHVKLYDWLYRIDGDIVRDVVEVREVGSN; from the coding sequence ATGAGCATAACCAACCTGAATTGGGTTGGAGATGCAATAGACAGGCTTAGAAGCAAGAAGCCTTTGGTTCACAACATCACTAATTTCGTTGTTATGAACACAACTGCTAATGCTCTCTTAGCTTTAGGTGCATCACCAATCATGTCCCACGGCATCGAGGATCTAGATGATCTTGTGCCTGCTGCAGATGCTATTGTGATAAATATTGGTACTATTGATGAGGAATTCGCTTATTCCATGCTTAAAGCTATCCAGCTTGCAAAGATGTACAAAAAGCCTGTTGTTCTAGACCCTGTAGGGGCTGGCGCAACTAGGTTTAGAACCAGAATTGCTCTATCACTACTTGAAAACAGTGGTATAAGCGTTGTTAAGGGTAATTTTGGCGAGATTTTGGGTCTGTTGGGAGAGTATGGCAAGACTAGAGGTGTTGATGCAGCCTCATATGATAGGAGTATTGCTTCTGAAGCTGTTTTGCAGACCTCGAAAAAATTCAGCTGTGTTGTTGGTTTGACAGGTTACACGGATTTTGTTAGCGATGGTGTCAATGTTTATGAGGTGAGGCTTAGGGTAGAGTCTCAAAACCTCGAAAAAGTGATTCACAGAGTCACAGGTTTGGGGTGTATTGTATCAGCTTTGATAGGAGCGTTTCTAGCAATAGAAAATCCTTTGAAAGCTACTATAGCTGGGTTGGCCACATTCAAAGCTGTTTCCTACAAGGCCTCTGAAGAGACTCCCTATCCAGGCTCATTCCATGTCAAGCTATATGACTGGCTCTATAGAATTGATGGAGATATCGTTAGAGATGTTGTTGAGGTGAGAGAGGTTGGGTCTAACTGA
- the thiE gene encoding thiamine phosphate synthase: protein MGLTEKLRLLVITDKRLKPNVVKSVEEALKGGATSIQLRLKESSTREMVEIGREVRRLTRDYGALYFVDDRVDVALATNADGVQLGPEDMPIRIAREIAPNLLIGASVYSVEEALEAEREGAHFLGAGSVYSTPSKPDARVIGLEGLRKIVESVSIPVVAIGGINKDNVREVLESGVVGVAVISAVMAAEDVYRATLELRKIVDEVLRPSGQTR from the coding sequence TTGGGTCTAACTGAGAAACTCAGACTTCTTGTTATAACAGATAAAAGGTTGAAGCCAAATGTTGTAAAATCTGTTGAAGAAGCATTGAAAGGTGGTGCAACATCTATTCAGCTTAGATTAAAAGAGTCGTCAACACGTGAAATGGTGGAGATAGGTAGGGAGGTTAGGAGGCTAACTAGAGATTACGGAGCTCTATACTTTGTCGATGATAGGGTAGACGTTGCATTGGCCACGAACGCTGATGGCGTTCAGCTAGGCCCTGAGGACATGCCTATTAGGATAGCCCGAGAAATAGCTCCAAACCTACTCATCGGGGCCTCTGTATATAGTGTTGAAGAGGCTTTAGAGGCCGAAAGAGAGGGTGCACACTTCTTAGGAGCTGGATCGGTGTACTCAACACCATCAAAACCAGATGCGAGAGTTATTGGATTAGAGGGTCTACGGAAAATAGTTGAGAGTGTGAGCATACCTGTTGTTGCCATAGGGGGTATAAACAAGGATAATGTTAGAGAGGTTCTTGAATCAGGTGTTGTGGGAGTAGCTGTTATATCGGCTGTTATGGCTGCTGAAGATGTTTATAGGGCCACCTTAGAACTTAGAAAAATTGTAGACGAGGTGCTAAGACCAAGTGGGCAAACTAGATGA
- a CDS encoding AIR synthase related protein, translating into MGKLDEIVKKLARGAKRHPRSLLTWFDDAGAVEINGRYFVVKADGFASSRALYPWCSYRDFGFRGVAGAVSDVIAKGCRPYVYAISIGVKPENVDFIEDIIKGVEEAVDIFGGYIENIDTNIGYDDWIDVFVLGECLYYPLPRGARELSKVILPRRVGLSVMAYMEYVEKRTPSIDEVRKFSCRPMPYTRIVDAIEFSRTGLEGSIDISDTFAEALQQLSEVSGTGVYIQESPSRILHPLAIEYVKRVGLDLQLAVLASNEEYIPLLIVKPGYEEEVLDVLKSISLEPVVIGTITLKQDLMWMGRVMPKVVWDYIQGAVTI; encoded by the coding sequence GTGGGCAAACTAGATGAAATCGTCAAGAAACTGGCTAGAGGGGCTAAGAGGCATCCTAGATCTCTCCTCACATGGTTTGATGATGCAGGGGCTGTAGAAATAAATGGGAGATACTTTGTTGTGAAAGCCGATGGTTTTGCCTCTTCCAGGGCTCTCTATCCCTGGTGTAGCTATAGAGATTTTGGTTTTAGAGGTGTTGCGGGGGCTGTCAGCGATGTTATTGCCAAGGGGTGTAGACCATATGTATATGCCATCTCAATTGGTGTTAAGCCTGAAAACGTTGATTTTATAGAAGATATTATTAAGGGTGTTGAGGAAGCTGTCGACATATTTGGGGGCTATATAGAGAATATAGATACAAATATCGGTTACGACGACTGGATAGACGTTTTTGTCTTGGGGGAATGCCTCTACTATCCTCTTCCAAGAGGGGCAAGGGAGCTAAGCAAGGTTATTTTGCCTAGGAGAGTAGGGCTATCTGTGATGGCATATATGGAGTATGTCGAGAAGAGAACACCTAGCATCGACGAGGTACGCAAATTCAGTTGTAGACCCATGCCATATACGCGGATAGTTGATGCAATAGAGTTTAGCAGAACAGGTTTAGAGGGCTCTATAGATATTAGCGACACATTTGCGGAGGCACTTCAGCAGCTAAGTGAAGTCAGTGGGACGGGTGTATACATACAGGAGAGCCCCTCTAGAATTTTGCACCCACTAGCAATTGAATACGTCAAGAGGGTGGGTTTAGACCTGCAACTAGCTGTTTTGGCGTCCAACGAAGAGTACATACCTCTCTTAATAGTGAAACCAGGATACGAAGAAGAGGTTCTAGATGTGTTGAAGAGCATAAGTTTAGAACCTGTGGTGATAGGCACCATAACATTGAAGCAAGACTTGATGTGGATGGGTAGGGTAATGCCAAAGGTGGTGTGGGACTATATCCAAGGTGCAGTAACCATATGA
- a CDS encoding ThiF family adenylyltransferase gives MNRGIDVADFIERYSRQILVLGIKKQLKLAESRIAIIGCGATGSSVAEVLARAGAGFIRVVDRDVVEVSNLHRTRLFREEDAFGRVPKAIACRNRLKEINSGVEVEAIVDDVDADNIQNFIRDVDLVIDGTDNMDTRYLINEACVNLGKPWVMIGVERWYGNVKLVVPEKTACLKCFIPRARARENACEIFGVTPIAVDLTVSVALSIAIKYLTEGYVDEHLYVVDAYSAAIERAYVRRNSSCPTCVYKRFDYLFKGGKNVKPMCGARAVKIVSESRAELDLEKLTKSNLIKNLRIYDGAVAYGVVSGFEVMILRNGKVFVKGTTDADQALKLYKEIIDSIK, from the coding sequence ATGAATAGGGGAATAGATGTTGCAGACTTTATTGAGAGATATTCGAGACAGATACTTGTTCTAGGAATCAAAAAGCAGCTTAAATTAGCCGAGTCCAGAATAGCCATCATCGGCTGCGGTGCTACAGGCAGTAGCGTGGCTGAAGTTCTTGCCAGGGCTGGTGCCGGTTTTATCAGAGTTGTTGATAGGGATGTTGTTGAGGTAAGCAATCTCCATAGAACACGTCTGTTTAGAGAAGAGGATGCTTTTGGGAGGGTGCCCAAGGCTATTGCATGTAGAAACCGTTTAAAGGAGATTAACAGTGGTGTTGAGGTTGAGGCTATTGTAGATGATGTTGATGCTGATAATATCCAGAATTTTATCAGAGATGTAGATCTCGTTATAGATGGCACTGACAATATGGATACTAGGTACCTGATAAACGAAGCGTGTGTGAATCTTGGCAAACCCTGGGTTATGATTGGTGTTGAGAGATGGTATGGAAATGTAAAGCTTGTTGTGCCAGAGAAAACAGCTTGTCTAAAGTGCTTTATTCCAAGAGCTAGAGCGAGAGAAAATGCATGTGAAATTTTTGGTGTGACGCCAATAGCTGTAGATTTAACAGTATCAGTGGCACTATCTATCGCAATAAAATATTTGACCGAGGGTTATGTGGATGAGCACCTATATGTGGTCGATGCATATAGTGCAGCAATTGAAAGAGCTTATGTAAGGAGAAATAGTTCTTGTCCTACATGTGTTTACAAGCGATTTGATTACCTATTCAAAGGAGGCAAAAATGTAAAGCCTATGTGTGGGGCAAGAGCAGTTAAAATAGTATCTGAAAGCCGTGCAGAGCTAGATTTAGAAAAGCTGACAAAATCCAATCTTATTAAGAATCTGAGGATATATGATGGTGCTGTGGCTTATGGTGTGGTAAGCGGCTTCGAGGTAATGATATTACGTAATGGAAAAGTATTTGTAAAGGGAACAACAGACGCGGACCAAGCTCTAAAGCTGTACAAAGAAATAATAGATAGCATCAAATGA
- a CDS encoding sulfurtransferase TusA family protein: MKVLDFRGEECPQPLVKTIREFSKVRRGEEIVVLTTSKLCVDMIRESVEAFGIGTIDVNEKDKYYEVRLRKTAEF; the protein is encoded by the coding sequence ATGAAGGTGCTAGACTTTAGAGGCGAAGAGTGTCCGCAACCACTGGTCAAGACCATTAGAGAATTCTCCAAGGTGCGCAGAGGAGAGGAAATAGTTGTGCTAACAACATCAAAGCTCTGTGTCGATATGATTAGAGAATCTGTTGAGGCATTTGGCATTGGAACAATTGATGTAAATGAAAAAGATAAGTACTACGAAGTAAGGCTTAGAAAAACAGCGGAATTCTAA
- a CDS encoding acylphosphatase, giving the protein MLKASSITICGEVKGVGFRRYIWRIAKMLGLRGFIMNIPNSDCVEIYVEGIDSEIRELIDRVLQNRVYTINRVDVVEHEYKGLYTDFMIIKCAGEEGL; this is encoded by the coding sequence ATGCTCAAAGCATCTTCAATTACTATTTGTGGAGAAGTTAAAGGTGTTGGGTTTAGAAGATATATTTGGAGAATAGCAAAGATGCTTGGGTTAAGAGGTTTTATAATGAATATACCTAATAGCGACTGTGTTGAGATATATGTTGAAGGCATAGACAGTGAAATACGTGAACTGATAGACAGAGTACTCCAGAATAGGGTATACACCATTAATCGAGTTGATGTGGTAGAACACGAATATAAGGGGCTGTACACGGACTTCATGATCATTAAATGCGCTGGCGAGGAAGGGCTTTAA
- a CDS encoding SelD-related putative sulfur metabolism protein, translating to MLRRRGRWLMFEEIIKRVEYYKKLGLNPLALATGCAVKVDLLRVVYPALKTIRDELKNSRFFIAPREDALVLPGCADEVHRSIYPLGVDIDVENSLKRHKKLYSVTVVQVYQRYADSPEGFINRVLPVYRGLAKSGLEIVVGKGHSIITPFPEDEFALFDFISPSTKLEGFTAINNDTIHIIDPSQEPGDFKQVSGALSNALNDIFVLGVYKDLRIAPVVNAPTEELLGKLLKNVDLYSKQYGIKIIDVIQPKKGRLLMGATVIGYTDRAPPLFEDKVKKGMKLIITRPMGELAPLNLYLSCVIDESLVKDLEKQGIDVKYIEKIKDSVVELISKPNIHAAEVVYKYLPPSKEEYKPDEHIAVTTDVTGPGIFVVKELAERTNSKIRLYSVPLLYPEISEIATKLYVIPNATSGTNGPFIIIAPSEISEDIVRDLKSRGLEPAVIGEVVDLGEPEVEAPKSLEKFVADKKILSQFKLV from the coding sequence TTGTTAAGAAGAAGAGGTAGGTGGCTTATGTTTGAAGAGATTATCAAGAGAGTTGAGTATTATAAGAAACTTGGCTTAAATCCGCTTGCGCTTGCAACTGGCTGTGCTGTTAAGGTTGATCTTCTAAGGGTTGTCTACCCTGCCTTAAAGACTATTAGGGATGAACTTAAAAACTCTAGGTTTTTCATAGCACCTAGAGAAGATGCCCTAGTTTTGCCTGGCTGTGCTGATGAGGTTCATAGGTCTATATACCCTCTTGGAGTTGATATCGATGTGGAGAATAGTTTGAAAAGACATAAAAAGCTTTATTCTGTTACTGTTGTCCAAGTGTATCAGAGATATGCAGATTCTCCAGAGGGATTCATCAACAGAGTTTTGCCTGTATACAGAGGGCTTGCCAAAAGCGGTTTAGAGATAGTAGTTGGAAAGGGACACTCAATTATAACTCCGTTTCCAGAAGACGAGTTTGCACTTTTTGATTTCATATCTCCATCAACTAAACTAGAGGGCTTTACAGCTATTAACAATGATACAATTCATATTATAGATCCATCTCAAGAGCCTGGAGACTTTAAGCAGGTTAGCGGAGCTTTGAGTAATGCACTTAACGACATATTCGTCTTAGGTGTGTACAAGGATCTAAGAATTGCACCGGTGGTAAATGCTCCTACAGAAGAACTTTTAGGAAAGCTATTAAAGAATGTAGACCTTTACTCAAAACAATATGGCATCAAAATAATCGATGTGATACAGCCAAAGAAGGGGAGGCTACTAATGGGAGCAACTGTTATTGGCTACACAGATAGAGCTCCGCCACTATTTGAAGATAAGGTCAAGAAGGGTATGAAGCTCATCATAACAAGGCCTATGGGAGAGCTAGCCCCACTGAACCTATACCTATCCTGTGTAATAGATGAGAGCCTTGTTAAAGACCTAGAGAAACAAGGCATAGATGTGAAATATATAGAGAAAATAAAAGATAGTGTTGTGGAACTCATATCTAAACCCAATATACATGCTGCAGAGGTTGTGTACAAATATCTGCCACCCAGTAAAGAGGAATACAAACCAGATGAACACATAGCAGTTACAACAGACGTCACAGGACCTGGTATTTTTGTTGTTAAAGAGCTTGCAGAGAGAACAAATAGTAAGATAAGACTATACTCAGTACCTCTCCTATACCCAGAGATATCGGAGATAGCAACAAAGCTGTATGTGATTCCAAATGCTACAAGTGGAACTAATGGGCCCTTCATAATTATCGCACCTAGCGAAATATCTGAGGATATAGTTAGGGATCTGAAGTCTCGGGGACTAGAACCAGCTGTAATAGGCGAGGTTGTAGATTTGGGTGAGCCGGAGGTCGAAGCACCGAAATCACTGGAAAAGTTTGTTGCTGATAAAAAGATTCTTTCACAATTTAAGTTGGTTTGA
- a CDS encoding sulfurtransferase TusA family protein, with protein sequence MRFAKIGDNKYVLDVRGFVCPYPVIYTRKALSQINPGDVLEVITDNPPSCENVPKAVEADGHEVLGVENIDRGVWRIVVKKKR encoded by the coding sequence TTGAGATTTGCAAAGATTGGCGACAATAAGTATGTACTTGATGTCAGAGGGTTTGTATGTCCATATCCAGTCATATATACTAGAAAAGCTCTTTCACAGATCAATCCCGGCGATGTCTTAGAGGTTATAACTGATAATCCGCCATCTTGTGAGAACGTGCCAAAAGCTGTTGAAGCCGATGGTCATGAGGTACTAGGTGTTGAGAATATCGATAGAGGTGTTTGGAGAATAGTTGTTAAGAAGAAGAGGTAG